The following nucleotide sequence is from Nocardioides daedukensis.
TCGCTCGTCCATGATCCGTCGGGTCTCGGGGGAGAGGTCCGCGCCGAGGATGGCCGCCGCGAGGTCGACCAGTTGGGCTGCGAAGAGCTCACCGCCGTGGTCGACACCCATGCGGGCGCGCCGCCCCAGCTCGAGGTGCACGAACCGGATCGCGGCAAACCTGCGGTGCAACGGAGGGCCCGCCGTACGCGGGGGCATCAGCTCTTCGATGAGCGTCGACCACCGGTCCAGGCTCCCGTCGGGGTCATAGACCAGGGCGCCCAGCGCGTCGTCGGGGTCGACAAGCGCGTCCGACCGGTTCACGAGCTGGGCTGCAACCTGGAGGAAGTGCCGGCCCCCCTCGTCGGAGAGCTCGGCGATCAAGGGCGTCACCAGGATGGCCGCGCCCTCGCGCAGGGTGATCTCTCCGCGGGAGAGCAGGTGGTCCAGGAGCGCGTGGCGGCGGACCGAGATGCGCGGGACGTAGTGATCGACGAGCACGCGCAGCATGCCCTCGCGATCACCGAAGTGATATTGGAGCGCGGTCGTGTTCTTCTGGCCGGCCTCGCGGGTGATCTCGCGCAGGGACACGCCTTCGAGGCCGCGCTCGGCGATGAGCCGGGCGGCGGCGTTGAGGATGCGGGTGCGGGCGTCGGGCCCGGCGTTGGCGCGCCCGTTGGTGCCCTTGACTGCGGTCTTCCGGGGTTGGGTGGTGGTCTCGGCCAGGGGGGCGGTGGCCGCCTTCCTGGCCGGCGCTCCGGCCTTGTTGGCCGGCGTTCTGGCCCCCGAGGAGTTACTCATGAGTTGGAAGTGTAGGGGGCAATCAGGCCCCTGACAATTAGAATCTGGATCAATTGCCAAAAGTCTTGTGTCAGTTGCCTTAATGCGTCTAGCATCATATCCACGCCGCCAGATGCGGCGCACGTCACACAGGATCCGAGAAAGGTTCGAACATGCTGAACTGGTCTGCAAAGCGCCCGGTGATCGCGGCGGTGGCTGCGATCCTCGCGCTCTCCGCGTGTGGCTCGGGCGACGACAGCGGCGCGACGGGCAAGAAGGACTCCGACGGGGTCATCACCGTCAAGCTCGGGGTGGTCGGTCCCAAGACCGGACCCGCCTCCCTCTACTACAAGTACATGGACCAGAACTTCGAGACCTTCTCCGACGACTTCGAGGAGAAGTACAAGGTCCGCTTCGAGATCATCGGCGAGGACGACCAGGCTTCCCCCGAGGAGACCGCCCGCGCGGTCAGCCGTCTGATCAACGAGGAGGCCGTCCACGCCATCCTCGGCCCGCCGCTCTCCGGCAATGCGCTCCAGGTCGCCGACGTGATCCAGAAGAGCCAGATCCCGTGGCTGCTGGCCGGCCCGAACGCCGATGAGGCGATCAACTACGACATCCAGCCGAACTGGGCCTTCCAGACCAACTTCACCAACCAGCAGATCATGGAGATCCTGGGCACCCGCCTCTTCGCCGACAACAACAAGGTCGGCATCGTCTACTCGGCGGACGGCTTCGGCCAGTCCAACCTGGACCACCTCAAGTCCTGGGCCAAGGAGAACGGCAAGAAGCTGACCGCCGAGGAGTCGCTCCAGCCCGGCTCGAGTGACGCCAACGCGATCATCAAGCGCTTCAAGTCGGCCGGCGTCGACTCGGTGTTCATGGGCATCACCCAGGGTGCCGACACGGCCACCGTGACCCGCGCGATCGAGCAGGCGGGCTATGAGCCCAAGACGATCATGACGACCGGCACGATCCTGACCAACTACAAGACCATCGCCGAGCCGTCGCAGTGGGAGAACATCCAGATCGTCGACCCGCGCAACTTCCTCGAGGGTGGCGACAAGGAGATCCTGGACGCCGTCCAGGAGGCAACTGGTGAGGCTCCGGCCATCCCGACCAACAACATCAGCACCTACGCGATGCTCGACATCTATGCCCAGGCCGTCGCCGAGGTCGGTGACGCGAACGACCGTGAGGCAGTGCGCAAGGCGATGGAGGACATCGAGACCGTCCACATCGGCAGCCTGACCATCGAGAAGCCGTTCACCACGACCGACCACAAGCTCTATGACGACGACCCGGCCAACTGGCTGACCTACGGCTTCGACGAGAAGTTCAACCTCAAGCTCCTCGGCACCGCCGAGGAGTGCCTCGAGAAGGGCTGCTGACGCCCCGGCGTCGGAGAGACTGACATGGACGCAGTGATCTTCGGATTGGTGCTGGGAGGGCTCTATGCCCTCCTGGCCCAGTCCTTCGTGCTCACCTTCATCACCACGAAGACGTTGAACTTCGCGGTGGGCGAGTTCGTCGCCCTCGGCGCGTTCGTCGTGCTGGCCGTGGCCAGTTGGTCCTGGTTGCCCGCGGCGGGCAAGATCGCGATCGGCTTCCTCGCCGCCGGCCTGGTCGGAGCGCTGGCCTACCGGTTCCTCGTGCTGCCCTTCACCACCCAGGGGGAGCACGACGTCCGCTGGCTGCTCTCCACGGTGGCGTTGTCCTTCGTCATGCTCAACCTGATCGGCAACGTCGAGGGCCCCTCGCCCCAGCGCTCCGACACGGGTCGGCTCGGGGGCAGCGTGGAGATCCTGGGCTCGGGGGTCAGCAAGCAGATGCTGCTGATCGCACTGCTCGCCGTGGCGGTCTCGATCGCCCTCATCGTGGCCTCCAAGAAGACCTCGATGGGTCTGATCATGCGCGCCGTCTCCCAGGACAAGGAGGTCACCTCCCTCATGGGCGTCTCCCCGCACATGGTCGGCGCGGTCTCCTACCTGGTCGCGATGGGCCTGGCCGGTCTGGCCGGCACGTTGTACGCCGCGACGGTGGGCGCCTCGCCCGTCATGGGCGCCCCACTCCTGGTCGCCTCGATCGCCGTCGGCGTCATCGGTGGACTCTCCTCCCTGTGGGGTCCGCTGCTCGGCGGGGCGCTGTACGGCGTGCTCAGCCAGGTCGCCAGCTTCGAATTCGGTGCCATCTGGGGTGAGACCGCGGGTCTGCTCCTGGTCATCGCCGTCCTGATCTGGAAGCCCGAGGGCCTTCTCGGTCGTCGCATGGAGGTCAAGCTGTGATCACCACCCAGACATCCACCCCCACGCCGGGCGGTGCGCCTGAGGGCAACGACCCGCACGGCAACAACCCGGACGCTGCTGACAAGGGTGGGAAGGGCCGCAGGGGCAGCCGCGGCAACAGAGCCACCGGCGCCGCGCGTCGGCGTACCCCCGGTCGTTCTGCCCTCCTGCGCGACATCCTCTTCGCCGTCGGGGCCTTCGCGGTCGCGATGATCGCGATCCTCCCCGGCCGCGAGGGCGTCGGCACCTCCATCTCCACCATGCAGCTGGTCGCCTCGATGGCAGCCATGACCGTTGCCGCGGTGGGCCTCAACCTGCTGATGGGCTACACCAAGCTGGTCTCCCTGGGGCAGGGCGGCTTCTATGCCATCGGTGCCTATGCCAGTGCCTGGCTCGCCCTGGACAAGGGCTGGAACCCGCTCCTCGCGATCGTCGGGGCGCTGGTCATCTGTGGCGTCATCGGCGCCCTCGTCGCGATGGCCACTATGCAGATGCGCGGACCGCAGTTCTCCGTGATCACCCTCGTCCTCGCCGTCCTGGTGGAGCGAATCCTCAACGAGGGCAAGGCATTCGGCCAGTTGGCCGGCTATCCCAACTATGCCCAGCACGGCGTCACCTCGATGCCTCCGATCGAGGTCTTCGGCCATGTCTTCGAGCCGCCGATGATCGCCAACACCGTCGCCACGGTGATGGTGCCGATCGTGCTGGTCACCGCCCTGGTGGTGATCCTGGCCCGCAACATCGCCCGCTCGCCGTGGGGCAGCTCGCTCAGCGCCATCGGTGAGAGCGAGATGCTCGCCTCGCACCTGGGCGTCAACGTCTTCTGGCGCAAGGTGTCGGTCTTCGTGCTCGCGTCCGTGCTTGGCGGCCTCGGTGGCGTCATCGCGGTGCAGGCGTTCTCCCACCTCCAGCCCGAGACCTTCGACATCTACCTGACCATCACCATCGTGCTGGCCGTCGTCTTCGGCGGCAGCGGCACCGTGCTCGGCCCGCTGGTCGGGGCGGTCGCGGTCGTGTGGCTCGAGCAGTCGCCGATCCTGACCAGCGTCAGCTCCTTCCAGCAGGAGAACATCTCCGAGACGTGGTATCTCTCCACGCCCGGCCTGGTAGGCATCCTGTTCCTGCTCACCCTCTTCCTGATGCCGCGCGGCATCGTCGGCAGCGTCGGTCAGCTCGTGCACTCGCGGATCCGCGGGGGAGCCGGACTGGCGAAGGCGGAGGCGGCCGAGGGCCTGAGTGAGGCCTCGGTGGAGAGCGAGCCGATCCCGGACGCCGACCCCGAGACCCCGCACGCCGAGGGCGTCGACCCCGACGCGATCCTCGTGATCGAGGGAGCGGCCAAGCACTTCGGCGGGCTCAAGGCCGTCGACGGCATGGACCTGCAGGTCGCCAAGGGGCAGATCCACGCGATCATCGGTCCCAACGGGGCTGGGAAGTCCACGCTGGCCAACCTGATCACCGGTGTCTACAAGCCCAACGGCGGCACGATCTCCTTCCAGGGCAAGGAAATCGGTGGCCTCGCGCCGCACAAGATCTCCCGCAGCGGCGTCGCCCGGACCTTCCAGACGCCCCAGCTCTTCCACGACGCCACCGTCCTGGAGAACGTGCTGACCGGCTTCCCTGATACCGGGCGTACGTCGTTGCTCGCCGCAGCGGTCAAGCCTCCGTCGCGCTATCGCCGGGACGCCGAGATGCGGGACGAGGCAGAGCGGCTCCTCGACCTGGTCGGACTGGCCGACCTTACCGACGTACTCGCTGGCGAGCTGCCCTATGGCAAGCAGCGAGCGCTCGAGATCGCGCGGGCGCTGGCCTCGTCGCCCGAGCTGATCGTCCTCGACGAGCCGGCAGCCGGGCTGCTCGCCACCGAGTCGGTCGGGTTGGGTGACCTGTTGATCGCCTTGCGTGAGCACGGCTATGCGCTGGTCGTGGTCGAGCACCACATGGACCTGGTCGCCCGAGTGGCGGACAAGGTCACCTGCATGGACCAGGGCCGGCTGCTCTCCCGCGGGACACCCGAGCAGGTCCTGTCCGACGAGGCCGTCATCGCGGCGTACCTCGGCAAGCCACTCGAGGAGGAGCAGGCATGACACTCACGGTCGACAACGTGGTCTGCGGCTATGACCGCGCACCCATCCTGCACGGCGTCAGCCTCCACGTGGAGCCCGGCGAGCTGGTCGCTGTCGTCGGCTCCAACGGGGCCGGGAAGTCGACGCTGGTCAAGACCATCTGTGGTCTGGTCGGGGTTCGTGGCGGTGACCTGACCGACGACGGCCAGTCGTTCGCCAAGGTCTCACCCGCCAAGCGGGCCAAGGCCGGCATCGTCGTGGTGCCCGAGGGCCGGCGGCTCTTCCCGCAGCTCACCGTGGGGGAGAACATCCAGCTCGGCCGGCACGCCGCGGGCAAGCGGGCGACCGGGGACGACCCAGTGAAGGACCTGCTCGACGCGTTCCCGATCATCTCCGAGCGCTGGAACCAGCAGGCCAACCTGCTCTCGGGTGGCGAGCAGCAGATGGTTGCGTTGACCCGTGCGGTCGCCGCCCGACCGCGCTACCTGCTGCTCGACGAGCCGTCGCTCGGGCTGAGCCCGCTGAAGACGCTGGACGTGTTCCGCCTGGTCGAGCTGGTTCGGGAGCGCACGGGTGCCGGGATCCTGCTGGTCGAGCAGATGGCCGACCAGGCGCTCAAGGCCGCCGACCGGGCCTATGTGCTCGAGCACGGGCAGATCGCCATGGAAGGCCCGGCTGCGGATGTGCGCGCGTCTCCCGAAGTACGCCGTGCCTATCTCGGCGTGGCCAGCTGAGCACATCCCCCACACCTGCCTGACGACCGTTCCCCGGAAGGAAAACCCATGTTCACCCAGACTCCCCGTGCAGCAGAGCTGCACGACAAGATGGTCGGCTTCCTCGAGGAGCACGTCTATCCCGCCGAGGCCGTGCACGAGGAGCAGATCGCCGAGATCGGCGCGGCGCGCACCCAGCCGCCGATCCTCGAGGAGCTCAAGAAGCGGGCCCGCGACCTGGGCCTGTGGAACCTCTTCCTGCCGCACAAGGAGGAGGGCCACGAACCGCTCTCGAACCTCGAC
It contains:
- a CDS encoding TetR/AcrR family transcriptional regulator, translating into MSNSSGARTPANKAGAPARKAATAPLAETTTQPRKTAVKGTNGRANAGPDARTRILNAAARLIAERGLEGVSLREITREAGQKNTTALQYHFGDREGMLRVLVDHYVPRISVRRHALLDHLLSRGEITLREGAAILVTPLIAELSDEGGRHFLQVAAQLVNRSDALVDPDDALGALVYDPDGSLDRWSTLIEELMPPRTAGPPLHRRFAAIRFVHLELGRRARMGVDHGGELFAAQLVDLAAAILGADLSPETRRIMDERHPEA
- a CDS encoding ABC transporter substrate-binding protein, whose product is MLNWSAKRPVIAAVAAILALSACGSGDDSGATGKKDSDGVITVKLGVVGPKTGPASLYYKYMDQNFETFSDDFEEKYKVRFEIIGEDDQASPEETARAVSRLINEEAVHAILGPPLSGNALQVADVIQKSQIPWLLAGPNADEAINYDIQPNWAFQTNFTNQQIMEILGTRLFADNNKVGIVYSADGFGQSNLDHLKSWAKENGKKLTAEESLQPGSSDANAIIKRFKSAGVDSVFMGITQGADTATVTRAIEQAGYEPKTIMTTGTILTNYKTIAEPSQWENIQIVDPRNFLEGGDKEILDAVQEATGEAPAIPTNNISTYAMLDIYAQAVAEVGDANDREAVRKAMEDIETVHIGSLTIEKPFTTTDHKLYDDDPANWLTYGFDEKFNLKLLGTAEECLEKGC
- a CDS encoding branched-chain amino acid ABC transporter permease — its product is MDAVIFGLVLGGLYALLAQSFVLTFITTKTLNFAVGEFVALGAFVVLAVASWSWLPAAGKIAIGFLAAGLVGALAYRFLVLPFTTQGEHDVRWLLSTVALSFVMLNLIGNVEGPSPQRSDTGRLGGSVEILGSGVSKQMLLIALLAVAVSIALIVASKKTSMGLIMRAVSQDKEVTSLMGVSPHMVGAVSYLVAMGLAGLAGTLYAATVGASPVMGAPLLVASIAVGVIGGLSSLWGPLLGGALYGVLSQVASFEFGAIWGETAGLLLVIAVLIWKPEGLLGRRMEVKL
- a CDS encoding ABC transporter permease subunit, translating into MITTQTSTPTPGGAPEGNDPHGNNPDAADKGGKGRRGSRGNRATGAARRRTPGRSALLRDILFAVGAFAVAMIAILPGREGVGTSISTMQLVASMAAMTVAAVGLNLLMGYTKLVSLGQGGFYAIGAYASAWLALDKGWNPLLAIVGALVICGVIGALVAMATMQMRGPQFSVITLVLAVLVERILNEGKAFGQLAGYPNYAQHGVTSMPPIEVFGHVFEPPMIANTVATVMVPIVLVTALVVILARNIARSPWGSSLSAIGESEMLASHLGVNVFWRKVSVFVLASVLGGLGGVIAVQAFSHLQPETFDIYLTITIVLAVVFGGSGTVLGPLVGAVAVVWLEQSPILTSVSSFQQENISETWYLSTPGLVGILFLLTLFLMPRGIVGSVGQLVHSRIRGGAGLAKAEAAEGLSEASVESEPIPDADPETPHAEGVDPDAILVIEGAAKHFGGLKAVDGMDLQVAKGQIHAIIGPNGAGKSTLANLITGVYKPNGGTISFQGKEIGGLAPHKISRSGVARTFQTPQLFHDATVLENVLTGFPDTGRTSLLAAAVKPPSRYRRDAEMRDEAERLLDLVGLADLTDVLAGELPYGKQRALEIARALASSPELIVLDEPAAGLLATESVGLGDLLIALREHGYALVVVEHHMDLVARVADKVTCMDQGRLLSRGTPEQVLSDEAVIAAYLGKPLEEEQA
- a CDS encoding ABC transporter ATP-binding protein, encoding MTLTVDNVVCGYDRAPILHGVSLHVEPGELVAVVGSNGAGKSTLVKTICGLVGVRGGDLTDDGQSFAKVSPAKRAKAGIVVVPEGRRLFPQLTVGENIQLGRHAAGKRATGDDPVKDLLDAFPIISERWNQQANLLSGGEQQMVALTRAVAARPRYLLLDEPSLGLSPLKTLDVFRLVELVRERTGAGILLVEQMADQALKAADRAYVLEHGQIAMEGPAADVRASPEVRRAYLGVAS